Within Thermoprotei archaeon, the genomic segment TGGGATGGTCGTAATACTTCAAAGCTTCTTGGAACGTCTATCATCTCTGGTATTATTAGTGCTGGATTAGATGCTGCTGTTGTCGGTATGGTTCCCACACCTGTGATGGCATATTCTGTTAAGTATTTTGGTGCTTCAGGAGGAATTATGGTCACTGCTAGTCATAATCCACCAGAGTTTAATGGGTTCAAAGTTTATTTTAGTGGCGGCAGAGAAAGTATAGAGAATGAAGAACAAGCTATAGAATCGATTATGAACAAATTTAATAGTAATGGCCCCCATGGTGAACATGGCCGAGTCGAATTTTATGATGTGTCAAATGTATATGTTAGGGATTTGTATAGTACGTTGTCTGTCAAAAGATTATGGAGGCCTAGGATAATTATTGATTGTGGTGGAGGTGTTACTGGTTTATACACTCCTAGAATTCTCAGGACATTATCTGATGTGCATGTCATAAATGATTATGTTGATCCATTTTTTAGTGGACGTGAGGCTGAGCCTAGACCTGATGTTTTATCATGTTTTTCTAAGTGTGTTACGAATTTGGGTTTTGATATTGGATTAGCTCATGATGGTGATGGGGATAGATTAGCTGTTATTGATGAGAATGGAAATTTTGTCGATATGAGTACGATAATTGCTTTTATGGCTAAGAGGAAAGTTGAGGAAAATAATGGTGGTATTGTTGTGGTTTCTGTTGATACCTCGATGTCTGTTAGAGAAGTTGTTGAACGTGCTGGTGGGCGGATTGAAGTTACAAAACTTGGTAAAACGCATGCGAAGTTACGTTCTGGTGTTGTGCTTGCTGCTGAGCCTTGGAAGATCATTGACCCTTCATGGGGTTTTTGGCAAGATGGTATTTATATTGCTGGACAATTAATTGGGTTTATGGTATCTGAGGGAAAACGGTTAAGACAAATTCTGAATGAGGAGAAAATACCAGTTTATCCTGGTGTTAGGTTAAGTTTTTATCATGATAATATCAAGAGGGACGTTTTTATGGAGTTTATAAAAGAGAATTTGTCATCTGCTTTTAAAGATGTTATTAATGTTGTTGATATTGATGGTGTAAAGGTCGAGACAAAGCGAGGATGGGTTCTTGTAAGAGTTTCAGGAACTGAACCCAAAGTTCGCTTATATGCCGAAGGTTTCACTGTTGAAGATTTAGAATACATTGTGAAAATTTCGCAGGAGATAATAGGAAAGGGGTTAAAGAAATAATGGTGTGTTAAAAATGAGTGTTGAACAAATCGTCAGGAAATTTAAAGATTCTGGTTATCTAATCTCTCCTGAAGCTATTAAATTAATCATGGGCAGTACGGATGTTGATAATGTAATAGAGGTGGTTTTGAAATATTTGGATAGTATCAGTCCGAAGCCTGTTGTGGTTAATGTATCTCACATTAGTAATGCATTGACTTTAAGCGGTTCTAAAGATAAGAAAATGATTATAAGAGAGTTGAAAACTTGGCATGTTGATTTTGAAATTAAGTTTACATTCACGGGTTATAAGGTTGATAGGTCTATGAAACTTATTGATGGATATTCGCGCTTACTTATTGATAGATATCAGAAGTTGAAAAGGATTCTTCTTGAAAGACCTGACATGCGTTATGCAGTTCCATTGAAGGATATTAAGAAAAGTGTTAAAAGATTTTTTGAGAATGAGTCATCTCAACAAAGAAAGACTGCAACATATGGACTCGTGCTATCTGTCACAAGAAACAGTAAAAAGGTTGAAATTGTTCTTGAGGATATAACGATTGAAGATAAAGAAAGTGGAACTGTTAATAGGATTATTGCTGAAGTTCCATCATCATCTCAAGCATTTAAAAAGGCTGCATGGATAGCAGAGAATGAAGTTATTGGTCTTGTGGGTGTTTTAAATAATGATAAATTCGAAGTTGATGACATACTTTTACCTGGTATAACATTAAAACCTATTAGAAGACCGAATGATGATTTTTACGTTGCTTTTCTTTCAGATCTTCATGTTGGTAGTTTAAAGTTTGTTGAAAATCGTTTTAAAACATTCATTAATACTGTGCAAGGTAACACTGATGATCCTAAGCTTAGAAATATTATTAAGAAATTACGCTTCATAATTATCGCTGGAGACTTAGTTGATGGATTCGGTGTATATAAAGATCAAGAAAAAGAATTATTAACAATGAATGTTGATGAACAGTATAAAATGTTAGCTGAACTTCTTTCCGGCATTCCTGAGGATATAACTATTTTTTTGATACCCGGCGAACATGATGTTTCTGGATTATACGCTCCATCACCACCTATACCTAGGGAGTTCGCTCAAAAACTTTATTCTATGAAGAATGTTCGTATGTTAGGTGATCCTAGTTTTATTAGAATTGCTGGTGTTGATATTTTAGTTTCTCATGGTAGAGGACTTGACGATGCTGTAGAATTATACACATTAAAAGGTTTTACAAGCGAAGGTATTATTGATGCAATGGAATCGCTTCTTCTTCGTAGAAATTTAATAATTCCTATTAATAGTAAGGTTATTGTTGCTCCATATCCTCATGATTTCAACGTGATAACAGTCATGCCTGACATAATGCACATGGGGCACGTTCATATTGCGGCTGCTGCTAAGTTATATAAGAATATTTTATTAATAAATAGTGGATCATGGCAAGAACAATCAATTAAACAAAAAATGAAAGGATTAAACCCATCAGTCGGAACATGTTATTTTGTTAATCTTAAGGATATGACCTTATTAAAAGCTGTATTTTAAATTCTTCATATCAAGTTTGTTTGCGGTTAGTAAAAAATATATTTTTATGTAGTGCTTGATAGGAAAGTTTAGGGCTTTGTTTCTTGTATAAGTTGTTGATAGGTCTAAATTGTGGAATTTGAACGAGTAGCTTCCAAGCGAGCTATATGTTCATGCAGGTGCTGGTTTAACAAATCCCAGAACCCAATACAACAAAACATCAAACAGAAACAACAGAAAACCCCTTAAATTCAGCAATGAAGAGAGTTAACCTTTTTAATTTAGTATAATGAAAAATTCTGGGAGAGGTGTCTGAATGGCATTCTTTGCAGACAGAGAAATATTGATAGGGAGATACAAACATGCAGCATATAAGCCATGTTACTGGTTTGAACAGAGTCTCAGAACTGGTGGTAGAAGAATGTGCTACAAATCACCTTTTGGAATAAAAAGTCATCTTTGTATACAGTCAACAACCTATAAGGGTTGTAATCTCCACTGTGTTTTCTGCTGGAGAGATGTGGAAAATAGAGAACGATCATACAAATTTTTCGATGAACCAGCTGAAATAGTTAACGATTTAATTAAGAACCAGGTGTTAATTGTTACAGAGAGTCTAAAAAAATCCTTAGAAAATTATGAAAACATGATTTCGATAGTAAAAGTGCTTTCAAATTTTAATGAACCAGTAAGTGTTGGTGAAATAAGTGATGTGGTTACCATATCACGTACAAAAGTTAGAGGTGCATTGGTTGATCTAGCTAATGCTGGTATTGTTAAGAAGATTGACAAAAAATATCTTCTCGATAAATCAATATCACGAAATCTAACCTATGGTGATGCGCGCGCGATTATTGAAAAATATGTTACGACGCGTGATGACATCTTAAAGGTTCATAAAGAGGCTATGCATCCTAAACATGTAGCTATATCATATGATGGTGAACCTATAATGTATCCCAGAATAGGAGAAGTCATAACTGAATTTCGAAAAAGAGGTATATCAACATTTTTAGTCACAAATGGAACATTTCCTGAGAGAATAGAGGAATTATGGAAAACTGATAACCTACCTACTCAGCTCTATGTTACTTTAGCAGCACCAGACCCAGAAACTTATATAAAAGTGACTTCAACGGTCTATCCACGTATGATGTCATCCTATGCACATTGGGAACGATTAAACAAAACTCTTGAGATGTTAGGAAAATTACCTTGCAGGACTGTAATACGAATAACAGCTGTCAAAGGTGTTAACATGATAAATCCTGAGGGATATAGAAAGTTGGTTCTAAGATCTAATCCGAACTTCTTAGAAATTAAAGGTTTCGCAATAAGCGGATATGCACCAAGAATAAGTATAAGACTTGGGGTCCATCAACCGAATTATAATAGCTCCATATTGATGAAAGAAGCGTTAGTATATAGCCCTACACACGAAGAAATTTTCGATTTTGCGAGACAAGTTTCCAATGATTGGCAAACATTTCCTTTAATCTCTCAACAACCAGAGAGTAGTGAAGTGCTAATGGCTGTTAACTGGAAAGATCCTAAGAAAATAGAGATTCCAGAATGATTATGATTTTCTTAAAATGTTTATTAACTCAGGAACTACCTGGTACAAATCTGCGACAACCACATAATCAGCATTTCTATTAATGGGCGCGTTTTCATCCTTATTAATTGACACTATTATCTTGGATTTATTAATTCCTGCAATATGCTGCGGCTGGCCGGATATTCCAATTGCTATATACAACTTAGGTTTCACCTTTTTACCTGATAGGCCGATCCATCTCGATTCATCCATCCATTTCAGATCTGTTGCTAAAGGCCTACTGCAACCAACTTCTGCGTTTAAAACTTTTGCTAACTCATAAATAATATTCAAATCCTCCTTAGACTTTAAACCACGCCCAATACTCACTATGATATCAGCATCTTCAATGTTAACATTTTCAGCAACTTTCTTAACACGATCAACAATCTTAACACCCTGAACGCTGGATTGAAATTCGATGACTTCAACTTTAGCTTCAACTCTTTGAACATTTTTAATTACTGGAGGAGAAAACGTAACAACAACAGTAGCAGTTAATGGCTCAGCAAGTTTCATGACCATAGAACCTAATGCTTGAACCTGATAAATAAGTTTACTATTCGAAAATTTAACTTCACTAACATCATTTAAATAACATGAGCCGATCCTTTGAGCAATTCTTGAAGCTATTATTTTATTAATTTTTGTGTTTGAGAGTACAATGATACCTGGTTTTAATTCGCTCGCTATATGAATAAAAAGATTTACAATATTATCAATGTTTATTTCATCTTGTAATTTATAAACTTTTTTAACTCCTGCATAACCGTAAAACGATATCTGCTCCTCAGGATTAGGTGAAGCTATAACGCCTATTATCTCATCAGCTATCTTTTTTGAGAATTCAACAAGACCAAGGATATGATCGCTTCTGTTAGAAAAAACAAGAGCTAACATTATTTTTCACCCTATAACTTTTTCAACTAAAAGAGCTTGAACAAGGTTTTTAGCAATTTCTTGGGGTGTATCACCCTTTATTCTAATTCCTCTTCTCTCAACTTTAAGAGGCTTCATATCAACTATGTTCACAACATTAATAATCCCAGACAGACCAACATCATTCAAATTCCATTTAACAAATGGTTTTCTTGATGCTGCTAATATCTGTGTTATAGTAGGCAGGCGAGGCGTGTTTATTTCTTGAGTAACAGTAATCAACAAAGGAGAATTAACTTCTACAACCTCGATATAATCTTCATAGTCACAATAAACACGAAATGTATTATTATTTATTATCTCAATTTTTCTTGCATAGCCCACACTTCTTATACCCAATATTTCAGCTACCCTATAAGGAACTTGAGAGCTAAAACTATCAATAGTGCCTTCACCAGCGAAAATAATATCAAAACCTCCTAATTTCTTTATCAATTCAGCCAGAACAAAAGCTGTAACCGATGGATCCGTATCGTATATTTTCTCATCATCTATCACATATGCCTCGTCAGCACCAATCGCAAGAGCACTCTTAATTAATTCACGGACTTCCCTCTCTCGAACACTTCTAGGACCCCATTTAATAATACTTAAAACAGTAACTTTACCGCCAATTTTTTCTTTGAACCGTATAGCCTCTTCTAATGCGTTTTTATCTACATCATTTACACGAAGGGGCGTCTCGATTTTAGGTCTTCCATCTTCATTAAGTTTAATCTGAGACATGTCAAGAGATAATTTTAACAATACACCAAACTTCATTTGATCACCACAATCCAAAAATCCAAACGTAATATATACTTAATTTTTTAACTAATGAACACTCTATGTGTTGAAACTAATACTACTGAACATGTGCTTATTGCGTTCTTTTTCAGTTAAAATCTTAGGAATCAATTCTCTTAATCCTGACTTTTGTTATATACATAATCAGTTGAATTGTTATATTATTAGCTTGGTTAAGACTACTGTCATATCATAAACAAGCTATTG encodes:
- a CDS encoding phosphoglucomutase, producing MLFGTSGIRGIYPFQISSNLAVRLGFAVASYVNHGFIVVGWDGRNTSKLLGTSIISGIISAGLDAAVVGMVPTPVMAYSVKYFGASGGIMVTASHNPPEFNGFKVYFSGGRESIENEEQAIESIMNKFNSNGPHGEHGRVEFYDVSNVYVRDLYSTLSVKRLWRPRIIIDCGGGVTGLYTPRILRTLSDVHVINDYVDPFFSGREAEPRPDVLSCFSKCVTNLGFDIGLAHDGDGDRLAVIDENGNFVDMSTIIAFMAKRKVEENNGGIVVVSVDTSMSVREVVERAGGRIEVTKLGKTHAKLRSGVVLAAEPWKIIDPSWGFWQDGIYIAGQLIGFMVSEGKRLRQILNEEKIPVYPGVRLSFYHDNIKRDVFMEFIKENLSSAFKDVINVVDIDGVKVETKRGWVLVRVSGTEPKVRLYAEGFTVEDLEYIVKISQEIIGKGLKK
- a CDS encoding metallophosphoesterase — translated: MSVEQIVRKFKDSGYLISPEAIKLIMGSTDVDNVIEVVLKYLDSISPKPVVVNVSHISNALTLSGSKDKKMIIRELKTWHVDFEIKFTFTGYKVDRSMKLIDGYSRLLIDRYQKLKRILLERPDMRYAVPLKDIKKSVKRFFENESSQQRKTATYGLVLSVTRNSKKVEIVLEDITIEDKESGTVNRIIAEVPSSSQAFKKAAWIAENEVIGLVGVLNNDKFEVDDILLPGITLKPIRRPNDDFYVAFLSDLHVGSLKFVENRFKTFINTVQGNTDDPKLRNIIKKLRFIIIAGDLVDGFGVYKDQEKELLTMNVDEQYKMLAELLSGIPEDITIFLIPGEHDVSGLYAPSPPIPREFAQKLYSMKNVRMLGDPSFIRIAGVDILVSHGRGLDDAVELYTLKGFTSEGIIDAMESLLLRRNLIIPINSKVIVAPYPHDFNVITVMPDIMHMGHVHIAAAAKLYKNILLINSGSWQEQSIKQKMKGLNPSVGTCYFVNLKDMTLLKAVF
- a CDS encoding radical SAM protein, coding for MAFFADREILIGRYKHAAYKPCYWFEQSLRTGGRRMCYKSPFGIKSHLCIQSTTYKGCNLHCVFCWRDVENRERSYKFFDEPAEIVNDLIKNQVLIVTESLKKSLENYENMISIVKVLSNFNEPVSVGEISDVVTISRTKVRGALVDLANAGIVKKIDKKYLLDKSISRNLTYGDARAIIEKYVTTRDDILKVHKEAMHPKHVAISYDGEPIMYPRIGEVITEFRKRGISTFLVTNGTFPERIEELWKTDNLPTQLYVTLAAPDPETYIKVTSTVYPRMMSSYAHWERLNKTLEMLGKLPCRTVIRITAVKGVNMINPEGYRKLVLRSNPNFLEIKGFAISGYAPRISIRLGVHQPNYNSSILMKEALVYSPTHEEIFDFARQVSNDWQTFPLISQQPESSEVLMAVNWKDPKKIEIPE
- a CDS encoding electron transfer flavoprotein subunit alpha/FixB family protein: MLALVFSNRSDHILGLVEFSKKIADEIIGVIASPNPEEQISFYGYAGVKKVYKLQDEINIDNIVNLFIHIASELKPGIIVLSNTKINKIIASRIAQRIGSCYLNDVSEVKFSNSKLIYQVQALGSMVMKLAEPLTATVVVTFSPPVIKNVQRVEAKVEVIEFQSSVQGVKIVDRVKKVAENVNIEDADIIVSIGRGLKSKEDLNIIYELAKVLNAEVGCSRPLATDLKWMDESRWIGLSGKKVKPKLYIAIGISGQPQHIAGINKSKIIVSINKDENAPINRNADYVVVADLYQVVPELINILRKS
- a CDS encoding electron transfer flavoprotein subunit beta/FixA family protein, translating into MKFGVLLKLSLDMSQIKLNEDGRPKIETPLRVNDVDKNALEEAIRFKEKIGGKVTVLSIIKWGPRSVREREVRELIKSALAIGADEAYVIDDEKIYDTDPSVTAFVLAELIKKLGGFDIIFAGEGTIDSFSSQVPYRVAEILGIRSVGYARKIEIINNNTFRVYCDYEDYIEVVEVNSPLLITVTQEINTPRLPTITQILAASRKPFVKWNLNDVGLSGIINVVNIVDMKPLKVERRGIRIKGDTPQEIAKNLVQALLVEKVIG